A stretch of Carnobacterium iners DNA encodes these proteins:
- a CDS encoding chemotaxis protein CheA, with translation MDENSKYLELFFEEADEHLQSLNEQVLELEKHPEQSGIVDVMFRSAHTIKGMAATMGFDTMAKLTHNMENIFDLLKSDVIQADEKSIALIFDCLDTLSELVEDLREDNKVERDISLLLEQLNMVVNGEDETPTVEVDETDERFNLTLHKLEDSDTQVIENALENGFNAYRLAVKVAEDSSMKNARVFLVMSKLEQQGDVLYVEPATEVLENEEFGEVFKLLFLSKSDEETVKNLALDNSEIDDVLIETIKDVQALINTNRLAPEEKKEEVVVAEKEQINEVVSEKNKSAAKTSQKQAMNHSVRVDIDKLDTFMNLVSELVIYRTQLEDFSTQLQSTGLNEPLEQVARISSELQELVLKIRMQPVSAVMSRFPRMVRDLANDLNKEFELVIEGEDTELDRTVVSELGEPLIHLIRNAADHGIEMPSKRLELGKPAKGQIKITAYQEGNRVVLTVSDDGKGLNPAVIKESAGRKGIPTEGLNDKELQQLILHAGFSTAEEVTSISGRGVGMDVVKQKINLLGGTIEIDSVIDRGTIFRVNLPLTLSIIQSLLIKVGEETFAMPLGIVQKIIKPAAAEIIQVHNREVFLFEEQALPVIRLNEVFDIPAIEGDNLHLILVNQGDKQYALAVDDIIRQQEIAIKKLGTELSMMKKYLGATIMGNGGIIMILDIASICKETGQENNYEL, from the coding sequence ATGGATGAAAATAGTAAATACCTCGAATTGTTTTTTGAGGAAGCAGACGAACATCTACAAAGTTTGAATGAACAAGTATTGGAATTAGAAAAACACCCTGAACAATCTGGAATAGTCGACGTAATGTTCAGATCAGCCCATACCATTAAAGGCATGGCAGCTACGATGGGATTCGACACGATGGCTAAATTGACCCATAACATGGAGAATATTTTTGATTTATTGAAGTCAGATGTGATTCAAGCAGATGAAAAATCTATTGCGTTAATTTTTGATTGTTTAGATACTTTATCAGAATTGGTTGAAGACTTACGAGAAGACAACAAAGTTGAACGAGATATTTCACTATTGCTTGAACAACTAAATATGGTTGTAAACGGGGAAGATGAAACACCAACTGTAGAAGTAGACGAGACAGATGAACGGTTTAACCTAACATTACATAAACTAGAAGATTCCGATACTCAAGTGATTGAAAATGCGCTAGAAAATGGTTTCAATGCTTATCGATTAGCGGTTAAAGTAGCTGAAGACAGCAGTATGAAAAATGCCCGTGTTTTCTTAGTGATGAGCAAACTAGAACAACAAGGTGATGTGCTTTATGTTGAACCTGCCACAGAAGTGTTAGAAAATGAAGAGTTTGGAGAAGTATTCAAATTATTATTCTTGAGCAAGTCAGACGAAGAAACGGTTAAGAATCTTGCATTAGACAATAGTGAAATTGATGATGTATTGATCGAAACTATTAAAGATGTTCAAGCGCTCATCAACACCAACAGACTAGCGCCAGAAGAAAAAAAAGAAGAAGTTGTTGTAGCTGAAAAAGAACAAATAAATGAAGTTGTAAGCGAAAAAAATAAAAGTGCGGCAAAAACGTCACAAAAGCAAGCGATGAATCATTCGGTACGTGTGGATATTGATAAACTAGATACCTTCATGAACTTGGTGTCAGAATTAGTCATCTACCGCACACAATTAGAAGATTTTAGCACACAACTTCAATCTACCGGGTTAAATGAACCACTTGAACAAGTAGCCAGAATTAGTTCAGAATTGCAAGAATTGGTCTTGAAAATTAGAATGCAACCTGTCAGCGCAGTGATGAGTCGTTTTCCAAGAATGGTACGTGATTTGGCTAATGATTTAAATAAAGAATTTGAGTTAGTGATTGAAGGGGAAGATACAGAGCTAGACCGTACTGTTGTGTCTGAACTAGGAGAACCATTGATTCATTTAATCAGAAACGCAGCCGATCATGGAATTGAAATGCCAAGCAAACGGTTAGAGTTAGGTAAACCTGCTAAAGGGCAAATTAAAATTACTGCTTATCAAGAAGGGAACCGGGTTGTCTTAACTGTTTCTGATGATGGCAAAGGACTAAATCCTGCAGTCATAAAAGAGAGTGCAGGTAGAAAAGGCATTCCAACAGAAGGATTAAACGATAAAGAGTTGCAACAATTGATCTTGCATGCAGGATTTTCTACTGCAGAAGAAGTAACCAGTATTTCTGGACGTGGCGTTGGCATGGATGTCGTGAAACAAAAAATCAATCTATTAGGTGGAACAATTGAAATTGATAGTGTCATTGATAGAGGAACGATCTTTAGAGTGAATCTGCCATTGACTTTGTCTATCATCCAATCGTTGTTGATTAAAGTAGGAGAAGAAACTTTTGCTATGCCACTTGGTATTGTTCAAAAAATTATTAAACCAGCAGCGGCAGAGATTATTCAAGTCCACAATCGCGAGGTTTTCCTGTTTGAAGAACAAGCTCTTCCTGTTATTCGCTTGAATGAAGTTTTTGATATCCCAGCAATAGAAGGAGACAACCTTCACTTGATTTTAGTCAATCAAGGAGATAAACAATATGCTTTGGCAGTGGATGATATTATTAGACAACAAGAAATTGCGATTAAAAAACTAGGAACCGAATTATCCATGATGAAGAAATACTTAGGGGCAACTATTATGGGAAATGGTGGTATTATTATGATTTTAGATATTGCTAGTATCTGTAAAGAAACGGGTCAGGAGAACAATTATGAACTCTGA
- a CDS encoding chemotaxis protein CheD, giving the protein MSREIKEWGKGMLNEIKVGISDYKVARIPQVLMTIGLGSCVGIAIYDPKTKIGGLSHIMLPDSSSFKNANKIEKFADLAIPQMVSEIRKETKNQKLIAKIAGGASMFQTANDSYIGSIGERNVAAVERSLKLLNIPLLGIHTGGNMGRTMIVDLNTFAVTVRMVNREIIVL; this is encoded by the coding sequence ATGAGTCGTGAGATAAAAGAATGGGGAAAAGGCATGCTCAACGAAATAAAAGTAGGTATTTCAGACTATAAGGTAGCGAGGATACCTCAAGTATTAATGACGATTGGACTAGGTTCTTGTGTAGGAATTGCCATTTACGATCCTAAAACAAAAATTGGTGGACTTAGCCATATTATGTTACCAGACAGTAGTTCATTTAAAAATGCCAATAAAATTGAGAAATTTGCTGATTTAGCTATTCCGCAAATGGTCTCTGAGATTAGAAAAGAAACAAAAAATCAGAAGTTGATAGCGAAGATTGCGGGCGGTGCTAGTATGTTTCAAACAGCCAATGATTCTTATATAGGAAGTATCGGTGAACGAAATGTAGCTGCAGTCGAACGCAGTTTAAAATTGTTAAATATTCCTTTATTAGGAATCCATACAGGAGGAAATATGGGCAGAACAATGATTGTAGATTTAAATACTTTTGCAGTCACGGTTCGAATGGTTAACCGAGAAATTATCGTATTGTAA
- a CDS encoding response regulator — protein sequence MTKRVMIVDDAAFMRMKLKDILQKNGYEVVAEAQNGIEAIEKYKAEKPDLVTMDITMPEMDGVEALKGIKAFDPASRVVMCSAMGQQGMVMDAIRSGAVDFIVKPFDTDRVIKALDKAAL from the coding sequence ATGACAAAAAGAGTAATGATAGTAGACGATGCAGCATTTATGAGAATGAAACTAAAGGATATTTTACAAAAGAATGGGTATGAAGTAGTTGCAGAAGCACAAAATGGTATAGAAGCTATTGAGAAATATAAAGCAGAAAAACCAGATTTAGTTACGATGGATATCACCATGCCAGAGATGGACGGCGTAGAAGCTCTAAAAGGTATCAAAGCATTTGATCCAGCATCTAGAGTTGTTATGTGTAGCGCTATGGGACAACAAGGAATGGTAATGGATGCCATTCGTTCTGGAGCAGTTGATTTTATTGTCAAACCTTTTGACACAGACCGTGTTATCAAAGCGTTAGACAAAGCAGCACTGTAG
- a CDS encoding chemotaxis protein CheC → MNSEYSALELDALKEVINIGGGNAATSLSNLIDKPVNMTVPIIEMLDYSEVYEQIMPEDAVVKAIMMRMFGDADGMFLFTVDQAASESIVKMMMPEGISYSELLADSALQELVNILVHSFLNAIIKLLDIQLVTSVPLLTKDMFGAIMSSVYVEQGQYEESVMIIKNEFYYAGDRLESSLYFVPQPGILEKMFELLGVGGED, encoded by the coding sequence ATGAACTCTGAGTACTCTGCTTTAGAATTAGACGCTCTTAAAGAAGTGATTAATATCGGTGGTGGGAATGCCGCAACTAGTTTATCTAATTTAATTGACAAACCAGTAAATATGACCGTTCCTATTATAGAAATGTTGGATTATTCAGAAGTCTATGAACAAATTATGCCAGAAGATGCGGTCGTAAAAGCTATTATGATGAGAATGTTTGGTGATGCAGATGGGATGTTTCTGTTTACAGTCGATCAAGCTGCTTCTGAAAGTATTGTTAAGATGATGATGCCCGAAGGAATTAGTTATTCAGAACTATTAGCTGATTCAGCTTTACAAGAGTTGGTTAACATTCTAGTTCATTCGTTTTTAAATGCGATTATTAAATTGTTGGATATTCAGCTAGTAACTTCCGTGCCACTATTGACAAAAGATATGTTTGGGGCGATTATGAGTAGTGTCTATGTAGAACAAGGGCAATATGAAGAGTCCGTTATGATTATCAAAAACGAGTTTTACTACGCTGGAGACCGCTTAGAGTCTTCATTGTATTTTGTTCCTCAACCAGGAATACTAGAAAAAATGTTTGAACTATTAGGAGTCGGAGGAGAAGATTAA
- a CDS encoding CheB methylesterase domain-containing protein — protein MPETLAIPVLIVQHMPKGFTLSFAERLNLKSIVTVVEAKDGMAVEKGTVYLAPGDYHMTIKENKIALNQTPRILGVRPAVDYLFQSAAMRYKSTLVGVILTGMGHDGSEGMREIKKQGGFTLAQDRETAVVYGMPGNAVKKGVVDEVASLTELSDRINWMIRMRQ, from the coding sequence TTGCCAGAAACCCTGGCTATTCCAGTACTTATTGTGCAACATATGCCCAAAGGCTTTACGTTATCATTTGCTGAACGTTTAAATTTAAAATCAATAGTAACAGTCGTTGAAGCAAAAGATGGAATGGCTGTTGAAAAAGGGACAGTCTATCTAGCTCCAGGAGATTACCATATGACTATCAAAGAAAATAAAATCGCGTTAAATCAAACACCAAGAATTTTAGGAGTACGACCAGCAGTAGATTATTTATTCCAATCAGCAGCTATGCGTTATAAATCAACGCTAGTAGGCGTGATTTTAACTGGGATGGGACATGACGGCAGTGAAGGAATGAGAGAAATTAAAAAACAGGGTGGTTTTACACTAGCGCAAGATCGTGAAACAGCCGTTGTCTATGGGATGCCAGGAAATGCAGTGAAAAAAGGCGTGGTAGATGAAGTGGCTAGTTTGACAGAACTATCGGATAGGATAAATTGGATGATAAGGATGAGACAATGA
- the fliM gene encoding flagellar motor switch protein FliM → MKQVLSQQEIDSLLKAVKSGEIDEKGLEEQENEKNKVKSYDFRRPARLSKEYISTLNMVFEEFSKIVGNRLSTQVRHNVELHLASVEQVSFDEFVHSVPRFTLMGLFHSRPLEGTQIIELSPQLSLQLIDLLCGSSEVRSDEDQQNKTNFTDIEKAILTDILGDFVHSFELAWQDVIELDVKLETTETNPQLLQNMSPNEPVILVTFTVDLFNVRTFANICVPYIFFETILDKLSLKNWFDTERGADRSDNKRIETSLNSAKVNLEVLLGKATMTLENFLQLELGDIIPLDGKTSDPLVMSVEQRPHYLVKPGLKGKNRAVEVLQYIEGEIN, encoded by the coding sequence GTGAAACAAGTTTTATCACAACAAGAAATTGATTCTTTATTGAAAGCTGTCAAAAGTGGTGAGATAGACGAAAAAGGGCTTGAAGAGCAAGAAAACGAGAAAAATAAAGTCAAAAGTTACGACTTTAGACGTCCTGCTCGTCTTTCTAAAGAGTACATCAGCACCTTAAATATGGTCTTTGAAGAATTTTCAAAAATTGTCGGAAACCGATTATCAACTCAAGTTAGGCATAATGTTGAATTGCATCTTGCTTCAGTTGAACAAGTGAGTTTTGATGAGTTTGTCCACTCCGTCCCACGTTTTACGTTAATGGGATTGTTTCATTCTAGGCCTTTAGAAGGCACACAAATTATTGAATTAAGTCCGCAGCTTTCTCTGCAATTAATTGATCTCTTGTGTGGCAGTTCTGAAGTAAGGTCTGACGAGGATCAACAAAATAAAACTAACTTTACCGATATTGAAAAAGCTATTTTGACAGACATATTGGGTGATTTCGTTCATTCTTTTGAATTGGCTTGGCAAGATGTTATCGAACTAGACGTAAAGCTAGAGACAACAGAAACCAATCCGCAGCTATTACAAAACATGTCTCCTAACGAACCGGTCATTTTAGTGACATTTACCGTTGACTTGTTCAATGTACGAACGTTTGCCAACATTTGTGTTCCTTATATATTTTTTGAAACGATTTTAGATAAATTAAGTTTGAAGAATTGGTTTGATACTGAAAGAGGAGCAGACCGTTCAGATAATAAAAGAATAGAAACCAGTTTAAATTCCGCCAAAGTAAATCTGGAAGTACTTTTAGGAAAAGCTACCATGACCTTAGAAAACTTTTTGCAGTTGGAGTTGGGTGATATTATTCCTTTAGATGGAAAAACATCAGATCCACTGGTTATGTCAGTCGAACAACGCCCACATTATCTTGTTAAACCGGGATTGAAAGGCAAAAATAGGGCAGTAGAAGTATTACAGTATATTGAAGGAGAGATAAACTGA
- a CDS encoding response regulator, with amino-acid sequence MGIKVLVVDDSAFMRKIITEMISEVTGLTVVGTARNGHDALKSIPLLKPDIVTLDIEMPGLNGLETLKRIKKEFDIPVVMMSSHSGEAITIEALELGAMDFIEKPVDLKNQAAEFKKEIEKKLNH; translated from the coding sequence ATGGGAATAAAAGTGTTGGTCGTGGATGATTCTGCATTTATGAGAAAAATAATAACTGAAATGATATCAGAGGTAACAGGTTTAACCGTTGTTGGAACAGCTAGAAATGGCCATGATGCGTTGAAGTCTATCCCTTTGTTAAAGCCAGATATCGTGACGTTAGATATCGAAATGCCAGGTTTGAACGGGCTAGAGACACTTAAAAGAATCAAAAAAGAGTTTGATATTCCTGTAGTCATGATGAGTTCCCATAGCGGAGAAGCGATTACGATCGAAGCATTAGAGCTAGGCGCAATGGATTTTATTGAAAAGCCAGTCGATTTAAAAAATCAAGCAGCAGAATTTAAAAAAGAGATTGAAAAAAAATTAAACCACTAG
- a CDS encoding chemotaxis protein CheW: MTQIIVFTLNNKYYAFLSEEVEEILKKMPWTAIPQSPEWVQGLINLRGNVITLINFYKLLSPSVETKELCYNNIVIVKNKDEKLAFMVDNVEWVTEIDPADIQHMANKTNDHISGLIQIKDQLVNMINMETLFYKNEG; the protein is encoded by the coding sequence ATGACACAGATAATTGTTTTTACGCTAAATAATAAGTATTATGCCTTCTTATCTGAAGAGGTTGAAGAAATATTAAAAAAAATGCCTTGGACAGCCATTCCGCAATCCCCAGAGTGGGTACAAGGATTAATTAACCTAAGGGGAAACGTCATTACATTGATAAATTTTTACAAACTTCTATCTCCCTCTGTTGAAACGAAAGAATTATGTTACAATAATATTGTCATTGTGAAAAACAAAGATGAAAAATTAGCATTCATGGTGGATAATGTTGAATGGGTCACTGAAATTGATCCTGCCGATATTCAACATATGGCTAATAAAACCAATGATCATATCTCTGGATTGATTCAAATAAAAGATCAACTAGTGAATATGATTAACATGGAGACACTATTTTATAAAAATGAGGGATAA
- a CDS encoding CheR family methyltransferase, protein MSLNYEFFYEWTNKNLNLNLAGYKEKQLQRRIASVMKNAGAFTLEDYSKRIEKDETVKQQFLDYITINVTDFFRNQDIFEEFESELKILSQTFPSMKVWSAACSTGAEAYSMAMIFDKHQLRMAEKILATDIDETILKRAKEGMYKIHEMKNVPAKERSAYFDEKEGIFYLKSNIKNKVQFKRHDLIADKFQKNFHIIVCRNVTIYFKNEVKEELYQRFSDSLVKGGIFFTGATEAIYSPEIYGLKKISAFMYEKL, encoded by the coding sequence ATGAGCCTAAACTATGAGTTTTTTTATGAATGGACCAATAAAAATTTAAATCTTAATCTAGCTGGCTACAAAGAAAAACAATTGCAAAGAAGAATTGCCAGTGTCATGAAAAATGCTGGTGCCTTTACGTTAGAAGATTATTCAAAAAGAATAGAAAAAGATGAAACCGTTAAACAACAATTCTTGGATTACATCACCATCAATGTAACAGATTTCTTTCGCAACCAAGATATTTTTGAAGAATTTGAATCAGAATTAAAAATCTTATCGCAGACCTTTCCTTCCATGAAAGTATGGAGTGCCGCGTGTTCAACTGGAGCAGAAGCGTATTCAATGGCTATGATTTTTGATAAACACCAATTGAGAATGGCTGAAAAAATCCTTGCCACAGATATTGATGAAACAATATTAAAAAGAGCAAAAGAAGGCATGTATAAAATTCACGAAATGAAAAACGTTCCTGCAAAAGAACGGTCAGCTTATTTTGATGAAAAAGAAGGAATCTTTTATTTAAAATCCAATATTAAAAATAAGGTGCAATTTAAACGACATGACTTAATCGCAGATAAATTCCAAAAGAATTTCCACATCATTGTTTGTCGAAATGTGACTATTTATTTTAAAAATGAAGTGAAAGAAGAGTTATATCAAAGATTCAGTGATTCACTTGTTAAGGGTGGCATTTTTTTTACAGGAGCAACAGAAGCTATCTACAGTCCAGAGATTTACGGATTGAAAAAAATATCTGCATTTATGTATGAAAAACTGTAA